The following is a genomic window from Verrucosispora sp. WMMD573.
CCATGACCATCGGCACCAACAACTCGCCCCTGGTCGGCCGGGTCAAGGGCGCCAAGGTCACCGCCCGGATGGTCAAGGACCGCCTGGACAAGGAACTCGTCGGCAACGTGTCGCTGCGGGTGCTGCCCACCGAGCGACCGGACGCCTGGGAGGTGCAGGGCCGCGGCGAGCTCGCCCTGGCCATCCTGGTGGAGCAGATGCGCCGCGAGTCCTACGAGCTGACCGTCGGCAAGCCCCAGGTGGTCACCCGGGAGATCGACGGGCGCACCTGCGAGCCGGTGGAGCGGCTCACCATCGACGCGCCCGACGAGTACCTCGGCGCGATCACCCAGCTGCTTGCCACCCGCAAGGGCCGGATGGAGCAGTTGGTCAACCACGGCACCGGCTGGATCCGGATGGAGTGGCTGGTACCGGCCCGTGGACTGATCGGCTTCCGCACCGAGTTCCTCACCGAGACCCGGGGCACCGGCATCCTGCACCACGTCTTCGAGTCGTACGAGCCGTGGTTCGGCGAGCTGCGGACCCGCAACAACGGTTCGCTGGTCGCCGACCGCTCGGGCGCCGCCACCGCATTCGCCATGATGAACCTCCAGGAGCGCGGCACGCTCTTCGTCGAGCCCGGAACCGAGGTGTACGAAGGCATGATCGTCGGGGAGAACTCCCGCTCCGACGACATGGACGTCAACATCACCAAGGAGAAGAAGCTCACCAACATGCGCTCCTCCACCGCCGAGGAGACCGAGAAGCTGATTCCGCCGCGCAAGCTGTCACTGGAGCAGGCGCTGGAGTTCTGCCGCGAGGACGAGTGCGTCGAGGTCACCCCGGCCGCCGTGCGCATCCGCAAGGTCGTGCTCGACCAGACCCAGCGGGCCCGCACCGCAGCCCGCCGCAAGCACGCCGGCTGAGGCGACCGATGGCCGCAGCAGACCTCCGCGCGCGGCTGGACCGGGAGCCCGGCACCATCTCGGTGTACGCGGGGCACCTCGGTGCCCCACCCGCCTGGACCCGGTACGCCGAGGCCACCCACTACGCGGCGAGCACGATGAAACTGGCCGTGCTCGCCGCGCTGCACCGCGCCGCCGAGGCCGGCCAGTTCGATCTGGACGCCCCGGTCGAGGTGGTCAACCGGTTCACCTCCGCCCGGCCGGACGCCCCGCCGTACTCCTGCCGACGGGCGTACGACAACGACGAGGCCGTGTGGGACCGCCTCGGCGGGCGGGCGTCGCTGCGCTGGCTGGCCGAACGGATGATCGTCCGCTCCAGCAACCTCGCCACCAACCTTGTCATCCAGCACGTCGGCCTGCCCGCGGTGGCCGAGGTCTGGCGGCTGGCCGGCGCCCGGCACAGCGTCACCGGGCGCGGCATCGAGGACTTCGCCGCCCGCGAGGCCCAGATCACCAACCTGGTCACCGCCGCCGATCTGGCCGCGCTGCTCGGTGCCGTCGCCACCGGCGCGAGTCGCCCCGGCCCGGTCGCCTCACCGGCCGGCTGCGCCGCCATGCTGGACGTGCTCTGCGCCCAGCAGATCCGTCAGGACATCGCCGAAGGGTTGCCGCCCGGCGTCCGGCTCGCTCACAAGAACGGCTGGGTACGCGGCGTACGGCACGGCGCGGCGGTGGTCTACCCCGCCGACGCCGAGACCTATGTGCTCGTCGTCTGCACCACATTCGGCGACGACCAGACCGACGCTCGGGCCGACGTGGACGCCAACCAGTTGGTGGCCGACATCTCCCGTGAGGTGTGGCAGGCCCGCCACGACCTCACCACGCTCAGTCCAGCAGGTTCTCCCGCAGCGCCGCCACCGTCTCCTCGGTGACCCCCAGGCCGTCGCGCAGGTACGCCCCGAACGACCCGTGCACCTGCCGCACCTGTGCGTACGCGGCGTCGAGGTACTCCGGGCGTACCTCCAGCACCGGCCGGACCGCCGTCTCGTCGAGCCCCGGGTGACGCTGCCGCATCGCATCGACCAGCACCTCGCGCAGGCTCTCCGTCAACGGGTTGTGGGCCAGGTAGTCGGCGCGGATCGCGGCCTCGTCCACCCCGAGGGCGTGCAGCAGCACCACGGTCAGCCAACCGGTGCGGTCCTTGCCCGCCGAGCAGTGGTAGATCAGCGGCAGGTTACGCCCGTCGGCCGCCAGCCGGACGGCAGCGGCGAATCCCTCCCGGGCCGAGTCCCCG
Proteins encoded in this region:
- a CDS encoding serine hydrolase — protein: MAAADLRARLDREPGTISVYAGHLGAPPAWTRYAEATHYAASTMKLAVLAALHRAAEAGQFDLDAPVEVVNRFTSARPDAPPYSCRRAYDNDEAVWDRLGGRASLRWLAERMIVRSSNLATNLVIQHVGLPAVAEVWRLAGARHSVTGRGIEDFAAREAQITNLVTAADLAALLGAVATGASRPGPVASPAGCAAMLDVLCAQQIRQDIAEGLPPGVRLAHKNGWVRGVRHGAAVVYPADAETYVLVVCTTFGDDQTDARADVDANQLVADISREVWQARHDLTTLSPAGSPAAPPPSPR
- a CDS encoding tyrosine-protein phosphatase, whose amino-acid sequence is MISERANASDWTLVGAPNARDLGGLIGAGGRRVRPGRLIRTPALGRLTDEDLPVLAKLEPACVVDLRAESEVSVAPPDRLTGEPTVVHLPVHDPAHPVFTYVSAVLLGHDLSEYAELARQGTPAAMAAIYRWFVTGDSAREGFAAAVRLAADGRNLPLIYHCSAGKDRTGWLTVVLLHALGVDEAAIRADYLAHNPLTESLREVLVDAMRQRHPGLDETAVRPVLEVRPEYLDAAYAQVRQVHGSFGAYLRDGLGVTEETVAALRENLLD